Proteins encoded by one window of Synechococcus sp. MVIR-18-1:
- the aspS gene encoding aspartate--tRNA ligase, with protein sequence MRSNGCGDLRDTHIDETVQLCGWVDRRRDHGGVIFIDLRDRSGTVQITVDPDLGADAFAVAEHLRSETVLQVQGKVRARPGESLNDRLATGAVEVLASSIHVLNSVKATLPFPVSVHDEENTREELRLRHRFLDLRRKRMSDNLRLRAKTIQTARRFLEDEGFIEVETPVLTRSTPEGARDYILPSRVCGGEWFALPQSPQLFKQLLMVGGIERYYQVARCFRDEDLRADRQPEFTQLDMEMSFMGQEQILELNERLIAAIWKTVKGIDLPLPFPRLTWHEAMDRYGTDRPDTRYGMELTNVSDIVKDMGFKVFSGAVKSGGSVKCIAVAGGNDAVSNVRIKPGGDVFSEAQAAGAGGLAFIRVREGGEIDTIGAIKDNLSEEQKQTLLQRTGAQPGTLLLFGAGDTATVNKALDRVRQYLAKEMGLVKPDRDNDQWNFLWVVDFPMFEFNEDENRLEALHHPFCAPNTTDLGDKAEEWSKTLPTARAQAYDLVLNGLELGGGSLRIHDSALQREVLNSIGLAPEEAQEQFGFLVDALDMGAPPHGGLAFGVDRMVMLLAGEDSIRDTIAFPKTQQARCLMTAAPAGVSARQLDDLHVASTWVDPVTENTD encoded by the coding sequence ATGCGCAGCAACGGATGCGGCGACCTGCGCGACACGCACATCGACGAAACCGTTCAGCTCTGCGGCTGGGTGGATCGCCGCCGCGATCATGGCGGGGTGATCTTTATCGACCTGCGCGACCGCAGCGGCACGGTTCAAATCACCGTGGATCCCGACCTTGGCGCTGATGCTTTTGCCGTCGCCGAACACCTGCGTAGCGAAACCGTCTTGCAAGTCCAGGGCAAGGTGCGAGCCCGTCCTGGTGAGTCGCTGAATGACCGCCTTGCCACCGGTGCGGTGGAAGTTTTAGCGAGCAGCATCCACGTGCTCAACAGCGTGAAAGCCACGCTTCCATTCCCAGTGTCGGTCCATGACGAGGAAAACACGCGCGAAGAACTGCGCCTCCGCCACCGCTTCTTAGATCTGCGCCGTAAGCGCATGAGCGACAACTTGCGCTTGCGTGCCAAAACGATCCAGACAGCGCGTCGATTCCTTGAAGACGAAGGCTTTATCGAAGTTGAGACTCCGGTCCTAACCCGCTCAACACCAGAAGGCGCCAGGGATTACATCCTTCCAAGCCGCGTTTGCGGTGGTGAATGGTTCGCACTTCCCCAGTCCCCACAGCTGTTTAAGCAGCTGCTGATGGTGGGCGGCATTGAGCGGTATTACCAAGTGGCTCGCTGCTTCCGCGATGAGGACCTGCGGGCAGATCGACAGCCTGAGTTCACGCAACTGGACATGGAGATGAGCTTCATGGGCCAGGAGCAAATCCTCGAGCTCAATGAGCGTTTGATTGCTGCGATTTGGAAAACGGTCAAGGGAATCGACCTGCCACTGCCGTTTCCACGCCTGACCTGGCACGAGGCGATGGATCGCTACGGGACGGATCGCCCCGACACCCGTTACGGCATGGAGCTCACCAATGTGAGCGACATCGTGAAAGACATGGGTTTCAAGGTGTTCAGTGGAGCCGTGAAGTCCGGCGGCTCCGTGAAGTGCATTGCGGTTGCAGGAGGCAATGACGCTGTATCCAACGTGCGCATCAAACCCGGTGGCGACGTGTTTAGCGAAGCCCAAGCGGCAGGAGCCGGTGGCCTGGCCTTCATCCGGGTGCGTGAGGGCGGCGAAATCGACACCATCGGTGCGATCAAGGACAACCTCTCAGAAGAACAGAAGCAAACCCTGCTGCAGCGCACCGGGGCTCAGCCCGGAACCCTGTTGCTCTTTGGTGCTGGAGACACCGCAACAGTGAACAAAGCTCTTGATCGCGTGCGCCAATATCTCGCCAAAGAGATGGGGCTCGTCAAGCCCGACAGAGACAACGATCAGTGGAATTTTCTGTGGGTCGTCGATTTCCCGATGTTCGAATTCAACGAGGACGAAAATCGGCTCGAAGCCCTGCACCATCCCTTCTGCGCCCCGAACACCACCGACCTGGGCGACAAGGCTGAGGAGTGGTCCAAAACCCTTCCCACAGCTCGCGCCCAGGCCTACGACCTAGTGCTCAACGGCTTGGAACTAGGAGGGGGCTCCCTGCGTATTCACGACTCCGCCCTGCAGCGAGAAGTGCTGAACAGCATCGGGCTTGCTCCGGAGGAAGCTCAAGAGCAGTTCGGATTCTTGGTCGATGCGCTCGACATGGGAGCACCTCCCCACGGTGGACTGGCTTTTGGTGTGGACCGAATGGTCATGCTGCTCGCTGGAGAGGACTCGATCCGCGACACGATCGCCTTCCCGAAAACCCAGCAGGCACGCTGCCTAATGACTGCTGCACCTGCTGGTGTCTCTGCGCGCCAGCTCGACGATCTGCATGTCGCCAGCACCTGGGTGGATCCCGTGACAGAGAACACTGACTAG
- a CDS encoding RNA polymerase sigma factor, RpoD/SigA family: MPASSSSTGSAPIRWSGGNDLLRLYLQDIGRVDLLTAEDEVLLSRLVQQYERLKREERHLAEEHPAIERLLCLEELQLREANHLSHWPTRQEWARAAEIPLQELNQAITKGYETWAGLIDSDSRELQRRLREGRKARDRMIQANLRLVVAVAKKYQHRGMELLDLVQEGTLGLERAVEKFDSTRGFRFSTYSYWWIRQGITRAIATQSRTIRLPVHITEKLNRIKRVQQEIASNEGRTASMSDLARELSVSEDTVRQTLARVPRSVSLETKVGRDQETQLGELLEDEHATPEQTLTRDALHDDLEHLLDELTPREATVIRCRFGLEDDTPRTLAQIGEDMNLSRERVRQIETRALLKLRQPQRRSKVRDYIQSLDS; the protein is encoded by the coding sequence TTGCCCGCCAGCTCCTCATCAACGGGATCAGCCCCGATCCGCTGGAGCGGCGGCAATGACCTGTTGCGTCTCTACCTGCAGGACATCGGTCGGGTGGACCTGCTCACCGCTGAAGACGAGGTGTTGTTGTCGCGGCTCGTACAGCAATACGAGCGCCTGAAGCGCGAAGAACGTCACTTAGCCGAAGAGCATCCAGCGATCGAACGGTTGCTATGCCTGGAGGAACTGCAGTTGAGAGAGGCCAACCATCTCTCTCACTGGCCCACCAGACAGGAGTGGGCACGGGCCGCTGAGATCCCTTTACAAGAACTGAACCAGGCCATCACCAAGGGCTATGAAACCTGGGCGGGTCTGATTGACTCCGACAGCCGCGAGCTTCAGCGGCGTCTCCGCGAAGGGCGAAAGGCTCGTGACCGGATGATCCAGGCCAATTTGCGCTTGGTGGTGGCCGTCGCGAAGAAGTACCAGCACCGAGGCATGGAACTGCTGGATCTGGTGCAAGAGGGCACCTTGGGGCTCGAACGGGCGGTCGAAAAATTTGATTCCACCCGTGGCTTTCGCTTCAGCACCTACTCCTACTGGTGGATTCGCCAAGGGATCACACGGGCGATCGCCACCCAAAGCCGCACCATCCGCCTCCCCGTCCACATCACCGAAAAGCTCAACCGCATCAAACGGGTGCAGCAAGAGATCGCCAGCAATGAAGGGCGCACTGCTTCGATGTCAGATCTTGCGAGGGAGCTCAGCGTCAGCGAAGACACGGTGCGTCAAACCCTGGCTCGCGTTCCACGGTCTGTTTCTCTGGAAACCAAGGTGGGCCGGGATCAAGAGACCCAGCTTGGGGAGCTCCTCGAAGACGAACACGCCACACCAGAACAAACCCTGACCCGCGATGCACTCCATGACGATCTCGAACATTTGCTTGATGAGCTGACCCCGAGGGAAGCCACCGTGATTCGCTGTCGCTTTGGACTCGAAGACGACACCCCCCGAACCCTCGCCCAAATCGGCGAAGACATGAACCTCTCCCGCGAACGGGTGCGTCAGATCGAAACCCGTGCCCTTTTAAAACTGCGTCAGCCCCAGCGCCGGAGCAAGGTCCGCGATTACATCCAATCCCTGGACTCTTAA
- a CDS encoding SDR family NAD(P)-dependent oxidoreductase — MRTLLISGASRGIGRAVAERALADGHRLSLGLRDLEALKQTPLDPDRAGSERVLLCPYAAEDPAAAQAWVEATNQHFGGFDSVIHSAGIFSRVPLLFEPGEEQDIAHTINVNLMGPWWLTRAAWPQLASHGEGRIQVLVSMSGKRSKGRLAAYSASKFALLGLCQTMRNEGWAAGIRVTAICPGWVNTDMAAAVRSGSSDRWPTQSMDAEAMTQPEDIASMSAELLRLPNRAVPFELAVSSSLE, encoded by the coding sequence GTGCGCACTCTCTTGATTAGTGGTGCAAGCCGTGGGATTGGTCGTGCGGTCGCGGAACGCGCTCTTGCCGACGGCCACCGCCTCAGCCTTGGGCTTCGTGATCTGGAAGCCTTGAAGCAGACGCCCCTTGATCCCGACCGGGCTGGAAGCGAACGGGTGTTGCTATGTCCTTATGCCGCGGAGGACCCTGCGGCAGCCCAGGCTTGGGTCGAGGCCACCAATCAGCATTTCGGCGGCTTCGACAGCGTGATCCATAGCGCTGGGATCTTCAGCCGCGTGCCGCTCCTGTTTGAGCCCGGCGAAGAACAAGACATCGCTCACACCATCAATGTGAACCTGATGGGACCGTGGTGGCTCACGCGTGCCGCCTGGCCGCAGTTGGCATCCCACGGGGAAGGTCGCATTCAGGTTTTGGTTTCGATGAGCGGGAAGCGCAGCAAAGGTCGCCTGGCTGCCTACAGCGCTAGCAAATTTGCCCTGCTTGGTCTGTGCCAAACCATGCGCAACGAGGGTTGGGCTGCTGGAATTCGGGTGACGGCGATTTGTCCTGGTTGGGTGAATACGGATATGGCGGCTGCTGTGCGCAGCGGTTCGAGCGACCGCTGGCCAACGCAATCGATGGACGCTGAAGCGATGACCCAGCCCGAAGACATCGCTTCTATGAGCGCTGAACTGTTGAGACTTCCCAATCGGGCGGTCCCCTTTGAGCTTGCGGTCAGCTCCAGCCTGGAGTGA
- a CDS encoding CTP synthase, which yields MAKFVFVTGGVVSSIGKGIVAASLGRLLKSRGYSVSILKLDPYLNVDPGTMSPYQHGEVFVTEDGAETDLDLGHYERFTDTAMSRLNSVTTGSIYQSVINKERRGSYNGGTVQVIPHITGEIRDRIHRVAANSNADVVITEIGGTVGDIESLPFLEAIREFRGDVGRQDLAYIHVTLLPFIGTSGELKTKPTQHSVKELRSIGIQPDLLVCRSDRDINDELKRKIGGFCGVPQRAVIPSLDADSIYAVPLTLEDEGLCREVLDVLDLEDHDSDMVDWAQLVHKLRNPGPAVKVALVGKYVQLNDAYLSVVEALRHACLAQDASLDLHWVCAEEIENQGADPLLKGMDAVVVPGGFGNRGVDGKVAAIRWAREQRVPFLGLCLGMQCAVIEWARNLAGLTDATSAELEPGTTHPVIHLLPEQQDVVDLGGTMRLGVYPCRVSADTLASRLYGEEVVYERHRHRFEFNNAYRNLFLESGYEISGSSPDGRLVELIELPEHPFFTACQYHPEFLSRPGRPHPLFRGLIEAAQQRLPSSPSEAMRQQTNAAAGSSHGNLQP from the coding sequence ATGGCCAAGTTCGTGTTTGTAACCGGCGGTGTGGTCTCCAGCATCGGCAAAGGGATTGTGGCCGCGAGCCTCGGACGCCTGCTGAAGTCTCGGGGCTACAGCGTTTCAATCCTGAAGCTGGATCCCTACCTGAATGTGGACCCAGGCACCATGAGCCCGTATCAACATGGTGAGGTGTTTGTCACCGAAGACGGTGCCGAAACCGATCTCGATCTCGGCCACTACGAACGCTTCACCGACACCGCCATGTCGCGCCTGAACAGCGTGACCACCGGCTCGATCTATCAATCCGTCATTAATAAGGAACGCCGCGGCAGTTACAACGGCGGAACCGTGCAGGTCATCCCCCATATCACCGGTGAAATCCGCGACCGCATTCACCGTGTGGCCGCCAACAGCAATGCCGATGTGGTGATTACCGAAATCGGCGGAACCGTTGGTGACATCGAATCGCTGCCGTTTCTAGAAGCGATTCGCGAGTTCCGAGGGGATGTGGGACGACAAGATCTGGCCTACATCCACGTGACCCTGCTCCCGTTTATCGGCACCTCGGGAGAACTGAAAACCAAGCCAACCCAGCACTCAGTGAAAGAGCTGCGCTCAATCGGAATCCAGCCAGATCTGCTCGTCTGTCGCAGTGATCGCGACATTAACGATGAGCTCAAACGCAAAATCGGAGGCTTCTGCGGGGTTCCCCAGCGAGCGGTGATCCCCTCCTTGGACGCCGACAGCATTTACGCCGTACCGCTCACGCTTGAAGACGAAGGGCTGTGCCGTGAAGTCCTCGACGTCCTGGACCTCGAAGATCACGACAGTGACATGGTGGATTGGGCGCAATTGGTGCACAAACTCCGCAATCCTGGTCCTGCGGTCAAAGTCGCATTAGTGGGCAAGTACGTCCAGCTGAATGACGCCTACCTGTCCGTCGTAGAAGCCCTACGCCACGCCTGCTTAGCCCAGGATGCCTCCCTGGATCTGCACTGGGTCTGCGCCGAAGAAATCGAAAACCAGGGAGCTGATCCCCTTCTCAAAGGCATGGATGCCGTGGTGGTTCCAGGAGGATTCGGCAATCGTGGAGTGGACGGCAAAGTGGCCGCCATTCGCTGGGCAAGGGAGCAGCGCGTGCCATTCCTTGGCCTTTGCCTTGGGATGCAATGCGCCGTGATCGAGTGGGCACGCAATTTGGCAGGACTTACCGATGCCACGAGCGCTGAGCTCGAGCCGGGAACCACCCATCCTGTGATCCATCTCCTCCCTGAGCAACAAGACGTTGTTGACCTGGGAGGCACGATGCGCCTTGGCGTCTACCCCTGCCGGGTCTCTGCAGACACCTTGGCGTCAAGGCTTTATGGAGAAGAGGTGGTATACGAGCGCCATCGCCACCGCTTCGAATTCAACAACGCCTACCGAAACCTGTTTCTCGAGTCTGGCTACGAAATCAGCGGAAGCTCCCCCGATGGCCGCTTGGTGGAACTGATCGAACTCCCCGAACATCCCTTTTTCACCGCCTGCCAGTACCACCCTGAATTCCTATCCAGACCCGGCCGGCCCCATCCCCTATTCCGAGGTCTGATCGAAGCGGCGCAACAACGCTTGCCCTCCAGCCCAAGCGAAGCGATGCGCCAGCAAACCAATGCAGCGGCAGGATCCAGTCATGGCAACCTGCAGCCTTGA
- a CDS encoding 7-carboxy-7-deazaguanine synthase QueE yields the protein MSESLPVVETFHSLQGEGIHAGRSAFFIRLAGCTVGCTWCDTKHSWPADSHPKRLVMDLATEATAAAKTGAAFVVITGGEPLHHNLAALTAAIRANCDQPVHLETSGVDQLSGAPDWITLSPKRHKPPRAEVVQACHELKVVVHEPADLLFAEVVAAQAPQAHWLLQPGWESETGQQLAIEFAKTNTNWRLSLQSHKWLKVR from the coding sequence TTGAGCGAGTCTTTACCGGTTGTTGAGACCTTTCACTCTCTTCAAGGAGAAGGGATCCACGCCGGCAGGAGTGCCTTTTTCATCCGCCTGGCGGGCTGCACTGTGGGTTGCACCTGGTGCGACACGAAGCACTCATGGCCTGCAGACTCCCATCCCAAGCGATTGGTGATGGACTTGGCAACGGAAGCCACGGCTGCCGCTAAAACCGGAGCCGCCTTTGTGGTGATCACCGGTGGTGAACCGCTGCACCACAACCTCGCTGCGCTTACCGCTGCGATTCGCGCAAACTGCGACCAGCCGGTGCATCTTGAAACCAGTGGTGTCGACCAATTGAGCGGTGCCCCCGACTGGATCACCCTTTCACCCAAGCGCCATAAGCCTCCAAGGGCGGAGGTGGTGCAGGCGTGTCATGAGCTCAAGGTTGTGGTGCACGAGCCTGCCGATCTGCTGTTTGCGGAGGTGGTTGCAGCACAAGCGCCCCAGGCCCATTGGCTGCTTCAGCCTGGCTGGGAGTCTGAAACGGGTCAGCAGCTCGCTATCGAATTCGCGAAAACCAACACGAACTGGCGCCTAAGTCTGCAAAGCCACAAATGGCTCAAGGTTCGCTGA
- a CDS encoding S8 family serine peptidase — MAIAEKKQSKAWKRGLDMQFLFDLFDPLTGQRTHQSDHVVNNAQFLNGSFESQLSQTTNSSTNELYYAFLEESNNDSSLQSRVSSALKAANIDASPIKLFEAINGFTISISPAEAERLEAIPTIRSIEADRPLPLTPPVEVIPETNNSAAESSLLSESGSSPGWREIDRAVSLDQYYVQTNTNPSREEELRANSINAAALPIYNNGSASTGEILPYGVKAVWGGSDISTKGNAGSGTYAFVIDSGVLDTTGDLNVNKTWSKSWVSGETAFTDGNGHGTHVAGTIAALANGVGVVGVAPGAEVISLKVFNSAGGGASYSTIIDAVNYATQVINNNGLDKSKVVINMSLGGSYSAGMDAAVKNAANQGIKFSIAAGNSGSDADGYSPASAGDHANIYTVSAVDNQYQMASFSNWDDQSGGDDVDVAAPGVSVLSYYKGGQLANLNGTSMAAPHVAGLLLMGGVKEGDMVTANWAGEADPFALASNGQPPSPPTPPPAPIKPPTEGLLDDFSGGQIASFWKSISLGTVNNNFTGRNESLFFTGSGTRSATTKTIDLDQGATISFDLIYGTDFNGGEEVDSGEEVVLEYSNNGSSWTTLKSFDISSGTRSWGNNSANLSADLATDSTQLRWRQKAHSSGNWDEWAVDEIFIIPLHDEVLNVDGAASSKYGNYWNGLRDSDGSVSFAFDLTDTSKDINLRLKAFDIDFHDEVKILFNGNLIDHLDLTGNNALTSQSFTLANNDLITGSNTLQFVNKNARWAWGVDQVTLETAGAFDEVLNVDGAASSKYGNYWNGLRDSDGSVSFAFDLTDTSKDINLRLKAFDIDFHDEVKILFNGNLIDHLDLTGNNALTSQSFTLANNDLITGSNTLQFVNKNARWAWGVDQVTLETAGAFDEVLNVDGAASSKYGNYWNGLRDSDGSVSFAFDLTDTSKDINLRLKAFDIDFHDEVKILFNGNLIDHLDLTGNNALTSQSFTLANNDLITGSNTLQFVNKNARWAWGVDQVTLETAGAFDEVLNVDGAASSKYGNYWNGLRDSDGSVSFAFDLTDTSKDINLRLKAFDIDFHDEVKILFNGNLIDHLDLTGNNALTSQSFTLANNDLITGSNTLQFVNKNARWAWGVDQVTLETAGAFDEVLNVDGAASSKYGNYWNGLRDSDGSVSFAFDLTDTSKDINLRLKAFDIDFHDEVKILFNGNLIDHLDLTGNNALTSQSFTLANNDLITGSNTLQFVNKNARWAWGVDQVTLETAGAFDEVLNVDGAASSKYGNYWNGLRDSDGSVSFAFDLTDTSKDINLRLKAFDIDFHDEVKILFNGNLIDHLDLTGNNALTSQSFTLANNDLITGSNTLQFVNKNARWAWGVDQVTLTQYL, encoded by the coding sequence TTGGCTATCGCTGAGAAGAAGCAGAGCAAGGCCTGGAAGCGGGGTCTGGACATGCAATTTCTATTTGACCTCTTCGACCCACTCACGGGACAGCGCACGCATCAAAGTGACCATGTTGTTAATAATGCTCAATTTTTAAACGGATCATTTGAGAGCCAGTTAAGCCAGACAACTAACAGCAGCACCAATGAACTTTATTACGCATTCTTAGAAGAAAGCAACAACGATTCTTCGTTGCAAAGTCGCGTCAGTTCAGCCCTAAAAGCTGCAAATATTGACGCGAGCCCGATCAAATTATTTGAGGCCATCAATGGCTTCACGATTTCAATCTCACCGGCAGAGGCCGAACGCCTAGAAGCGATCCCAACGATTCGCAGCATCGAAGCGGACCGTCCGCTGCCCCTCACCCCACCGGTAGAGGTCATCCCCGAAACAAACAATTCGGCAGCCGAAAGCTCATTGCTCAGCGAGAGCGGATCGTCACCAGGGTGGAGAGAAATTGATCGGGCAGTCTCGCTCGATCAGTATTACGTCCAAACAAACACCAATCCCTCTAGAGAAGAAGAACTCCGTGCGAACTCAATCAACGCGGCTGCTCTTCCGATTTACAACAACGGATCAGCAAGCACTGGAGAAATCCTTCCCTACGGAGTGAAGGCCGTATGGGGAGGCAGCGACATCAGCACAAAAGGCAACGCTGGAAGCGGGACGTACGCCTTTGTGATTGATTCGGGTGTCCTCGACACCACAGGCGATTTAAACGTCAACAAAACATGGTCAAAAAGTTGGGTCAGCGGTGAAACCGCCTTCACCGACGGGAATGGCCATGGAACCCATGTGGCCGGAACGATTGCTGCATTGGCGAACGGTGTAGGGGTCGTGGGGGTCGCACCTGGGGCCGAGGTGATTTCACTGAAGGTGTTTAACAGTGCAGGCGGAGGTGCGAGCTACAGCACGATCATTGATGCAGTGAACTACGCCACCCAAGTGATTAACAACAACGGACTGGATAAGTCCAAAGTTGTGATCAACATGAGTCTTGGAGGTAGTTACAGCGCAGGCATGGATGCGGCCGTCAAAAATGCTGCCAACCAGGGAATCAAATTTTCAATTGCTGCTGGCAATAGTGGCTCAGATGCAGACGGCTACTCACCAGCAAGTGCTGGCGATCATGCCAACATTTACACCGTATCAGCCGTTGATAATCAGTACCAAATGGCATCCTTTTCAAACTGGGATGACCAAAGCGGGGGGGATGATGTTGACGTTGCAGCGCCTGGCGTCAGCGTTCTCTCCTATTACAAAGGCGGTCAGCTAGCAAACTTAAACGGCACATCAATGGCTGCACCGCATGTTGCTGGCCTGCTCTTGATGGGCGGCGTGAAAGAAGGCGATATGGTCACAGCAAATTGGGCAGGTGAGGCTGATCCTTTTGCGCTGGCATCCAATGGGCAACCACCAAGCCCGCCAACACCACCACCGGCTCCGATCAAGCCCCCGACTGAAGGCTTACTTGATGATTTCTCAGGTGGCCAGATCGCAAGCTTCTGGAAATCCATCAGCCTTGGCACTGTTAACAACAACTTCACCGGTCGTAACGAGTCTCTATTTTTCACAGGCTCAGGAACCCGTTCTGCAACAACAAAAACAATTGATCTAGATCAAGGCGCCACGATCAGCTTTGATCTGATTTACGGAACTGATTTCAACGGAGGAGAAGAAGTCGATTCCGGGGAAGAAGTAGTACTTGAATATTCAAACAATGGAAGCAGCTGGACCACCCTCAAAAGCTTTGATATCAGTAGCGGCACCCGCAGCTGGGGAAACAATTCAGCCAACCTTTCAGCTGATTTAGCAACAGATAGCACCCAACTACGCTGGCGCCAAAAAGCTCATTCCAGTGGCAATTGGGATGAATGGGCTGTTGATGAAATTTTCATAATTCCTCTGCATGATGAAGTCCTCAACGTCGATGGTGCTGCCAGCTCCAAGTACGGCAACTACTGGAATGGTCTTAGAGACTCAGACGGTTCAGTCTCCTTTGCCTTTGATCTCACTGACACCTCAAAGGACATCAATCTCAGACTTAAAGCCTTTGATATTGATTTTCACGATGAAGTCAAGATTCTCTTCAATGGCAATCTCATTGATCATCTTGATCTCACCGGTAACAACGCATTGACATCTCAATCCTTCACTCTTGCCAATAATGATCTGATCACTGGCTCCAACACACTCCAGTTCGTCAACAAAAATGCTCGCTGGGCATGGGGTGTTGATCAGGTCACACTTGAAACCGCTGGCGCCTTTGATGAAGTCCTCAACGTCGATGGTGCTGCCAGCTCCAAGTACGGCAACTACTGGAATGGTCTTAGAGACTCAGACGGTTCAGTCTCCTTTGCCTTTGATCTCACTGACACCTCAAAGGACATCAATCTCAGACTTAAAGCCTTTGATATTGATTTTCACGATGAAGTCAAGATTCTCTTCAATGGCAATCTCATTGATCATCTTGATCTCACCGGTAACAACGCATTGACATCTCAATCCTTCACTCTTGCCAATAATGATCTGATCACTGGCTCCAACACACTCCAGTTCGTCAACAAAAATGCTCGCTGGGCATGGGGTGTTGATCAGGTCACACTTGAAACCGCTGGCGCCTTTGATGAAGTCCTCAACGTCGATGGTGCTGCCAGCTCCAAGTACGGCAACTACTGGAATGGTCTTAGAGACTCAGACGGTTCAGTCTCCTTTGCCTTTGATCTCACTGACACCTCAAAGGACATCAATCTCAGACTTAAAGCCTTTGATATTGATTTTCACGATGAAGTCAAGATTCTCTTCAATGGCAATCTCATTGATCATCTTGATCTCACCGGTAACAACGCATTGACATCTCAATCCTTCACTCTTGCCAATAATGATCTGATCACTGGCTCCAACACACTCCAGTTCGTCAACAAAAATGCTCGCTGGGCATGGGGTGTTGATCAGGTCACACTTGAAACCGCTGGCGCCTTTGATGAAGTCCTCAACGTCGATGGTGCTGCCAGCTCCAAGTACGGCAACTACTGGAATGGTCTTAGAGACTCAGACGGTTCAGTCTCCTTTGCCTTTGATCTCACTGACACCTCAAAGGACATCAATCTCAGACTTAAAGCCTTTGATATTGATTTTCACGATGAAGTCAAGATTCTCTTCAATGGCAATCTCATTGATCATCTTGATCTCACCGGTAACAACGCATTGACATCTCAATCCTTCACTCTTGCCAATAATGATCTGATCACTGGCTCCAACACACTCCAGTTCGTCAACAAAAATGCTCGCTGGGCATGGGGTGTTGATCAGGTCACACTTGAAACCGCTGGCGCCTTTGATGAAGTCCTCAACGTCGATGGTGCTGCCAGCTCCAAGTACGGCAACTACTGGAATGGTCTTAGAGACTCAGACGGTTCAGTCTCCTTTGCCTTTGATCTCACTGACACCTCAAAGGACATCAATCTCAGACTTAAAGCCTTTGATATTGATTTTCACGATGAAGTCAAGATTCTCTTCAATGGCAATCTCATTGATCATCTTGATCTCACCGGTAACAACGCATTGACATCTCAATCCTTCACTCTTGCCAATAATGATCTGATCACTGGCTCCAACACACTCCAGTTCGTCAACAAAAATGCTCGCTGGGCATGGGGTGTTGATCAGGTCACACTTGAAACCGCTGGCGCCTTTGATGAAGTCCTCAACGTCGATGGTGCTGCCAGCTCCAAGTACGGCAACTACTGGAATGGTCTTAGAGACTCAGACGGTTCAGTCTCCTTTGCCTTTGATCTCACTGACACCTCAAAGGACATCAATCTCAGACTTAAAGCCTTTGATATTGATTTTCACGATGAAGTCAAGATTCTCTTCAATGGCAATCTCATTGATCATCTTGATCTCACCGGTAACAACGCATTGACATCTCAATCCTTCACTCTTGCCAATAATGATCTGATCACTGGCTCCAACACACTCCAGTTCGTCAACAAAAATGCTCGCTGGGCATGGGGTGTTGATCAGGTCACACTTACGCAATACTTATAA
- a CDS encoding peptidylprolyl isomerase: protein MKNYNSILISHLKGHDINTIELLRHLNLLGPFVKRLLIEESTKEITPPAELTQQALTNHCQQNQLRNEEALNHWLSERCISKDELLLQLSLPIKLSKLALDSFGAKAEARFLQRKEELDQATYSLLRVKDSGIAHELYLQLEAGETSFEKLATNYSEGPEQRSGGRVGPAPISRAHPQLQQLLRTAPIGVVLEPLAIEQWWVVARLEERMEASFDDAMRQRMASELLEQWITTETNHLVKAVCNRENAP from the coding sequence ATGAAGAATTACAATTCAATCTTAATAAGCCATCTCAAAGGCCATGACATTAATACTATTGAACTCTTACGCCATCTCAATCTTTTAGGACCATTTGTGAAGCGCTTGCTCATAGAAGAATCCACTAAAGAAATCACTCCCCCAGCGGAACTCACTCAACAAGCCCTCACAAACCATTGCCAACAAAACCAACTCAGAAACGAAGAAGCCCTTAATCACTGGTTATCAGAGCGCTGCATCAGCAAAGACGAACTCTTGCTTCAGCTCAGTCTTCCCATCAAGCTCAGCAAACTTGCACTGGATTCTTTTGGCGCCAAAGCAGAAGCCCGATTCCTTCAACGCAAAGAAGAATTAGATCAGGCCACCTACAGCCTCCTCAGGGTGAAAGATTCAGGCATCGCCCATGAGCTTTACCTCCAATTGGAGGCCGGTGAAACGAGCTTCGAGAAGCTGGCGACCAACTACAGCGAAGGGCCTGAGCAACGCAGTGGCGGCAGGGTGGGACCCGCCCCGATCTCGCGAGCCCATCCCCAGCTTCAACAGCTGCTACGAACCGCTCCCATTGGAGTTGTGCTCGAACCCTTAGCCATTGAGCAGTGGTGGGTGGTGGCCCGCCTAGAAGAGCGCATGGAGGCCAGCTTTGACGACGCCATGCGACAACGGATGGCGAGCGAACTTCTTGAGCAATGGATCACAACTGAAACGAACCATCTCGTCAAAGCGGTTTGCAACCGTGAGAATGCCCCTTAG